One Corynebacterium matruchotii genomic window, GCAACACTATTATGCGCATTCCTGCTCCTCGCCATCCCCATGGCGACGACTACTGTCGCCGGAGCGACTGACCTCTATGATGGCCCGCTCACCCCTATCGGATTTAAGATCGTGAACGGCAAAAGCACGGGAAACCCAATAACAATAAAAACCGAAGACCTCGTAAAAAGCCCGGGTTACACGCACACGGAATCCTCCCCTGGCACCTACACCACCCCCGAGGCTGTTATCGAAACGGATGACCGGGAACAGATCACCGACACCACCAAAACCCCCTACCGATGGCTGGGAAGGGTGGGCTTCACCATGGAGGATGGGCGCAAGAACAACTGCACCGGCTTCCTTGTCAGTAGCGATACGGTCGTCACCGCCGGTCACTGCGTGTCAGGGAAGGTGTCCGATATCACCTTCACCCCCGGTGTCAATGGGGACACCACCCCCTTCCCCACGGCGAAAGCCACCCAAATTTGGTACGACAATAAGGTTTTTCTGCCCAACCCCCAACAAGACTGGGGCGTTATCAAATTAGACACCCCAATAGGTGACAAGGTTGGGTGGTTCGGGATGGCTATCCCCAACGACGAGGACCTCATTGGCCGCCAAGCCACAGTGATTGGCTATCCAACCACTTACCCCGGCAAGCCGGAGGCAACCCTGTGGAAGGATCGCAATACCATCACGGGTATCACCCCGATAGAGATCACCCATATCATTGACACCACCCGGGGCCAATCCGGGGGCCCAATCCTGAGCGACACCAATACCGTGTATGGGATTCACAAGGGCGGCTCCGCCTACGCCAATGTGGGCAACCGCATGACCGCAGAGCTGTTCAACCTGATTGTCAACGTATCCAAGATGTAGACAACCACCCGGGCGGGCGTCGTCAAGCATCCACCACCATATGGCGGTAGCAGAAACCCGCAATGAGCTTGTAGTTTACCGCCCCAAACCGGATATTACTGGTTTTCCGCTCGTTTCCACCCCAACGCACGTACAATTATAGTCGCAACCAATGTTATCTATGTTGAAGCGGGAGACGTGTGTGATTATCTCGGCGTGGAATCAAGCGGGATTACGACCACATCCAGGCAGCCTATGCCTGGTAAAAACTGACTACGGGTATATTCCCGCCGGCGTGGTGCTCACGGACTCATACCTGGGTATGTGCCACCTGGTGCATTTTTACCGCACCATCATCACCAACCCTAAAGACACCTCCTATTTCCCGCTGGTGGAATCCAACGACCTATTGATACCGCCCATGGATATTCCCCGGCAGGCCTTTGATGCCTCCGGTTTCCTGGTGGTCAATAATCTGGAGGATGCCCCTGTGGCCCGGGTGCTGGACCACTACTATTTTTACGCCAACGGCGATAAATGGAACGTGGACGAGCGCGCCTTCGTCCCCATGGACAAGCCCGACGCCACCGGCACCCAATCCCCCATACCGCTCAAGCAGCGACTCATCTACGAAAAACTGCCCGGCGAGGACCGCAGCATTGGCGTGCACGAAATCCCTGCCGGCGCCTGGGTCTCCCCCAGTAGAACCGCTAACCTGGCCATGCTGGAGGAGGCGCTGGGCGAATCGCTCCGCTACTACGGTCTCCTGCGTGGCGCGGCCTCCCCACAGCTGGGGATTTCTTCCTCCCCCTACGAGCGTGCCGCCCAGGCGAAGGCGATCGACACGGCCTCCAGGGTGCACCTGGTCAGCACCGGTGGCGTTACCGCGCTGTATTTTGAGGCTCCGGGCCCGGAGTCGGTGGCGCAGATTATCCGTAACGCCGGGTTTGTGGGTAATGGTTATTTTTGGCATTCCCTCATTAAGTTTTATGCCGACCAGCGCGGTTTCTCCGACAAGGTGATTTTCGACCCCGAGGCCGGCATGTTCTCCGTGATTGGCACGTACGAAATCCTGGACCACCTGCGGGAAGTGATCGAGAGTTGGTTCAATAACCCCCAAAAACTTGCCGACATTATCAACAACGCCCAGGACAGCGACGTAGACTTCGACGACTAGCCCGCTTTACGACGCCCACCTCCCGGCACCCCAACCAACCCCAGCCCCGGCCACGGTTCACCACCTCACCGCCGGGGCTTTTCTCATCATGCCCACCAGGCCCAGCCACCACACACCCGCGTAGCACTTCTGATAGCTGCGAAACCCCGTTTAGCCCCTCCGCCCAAGCCACCTGCAACCGGTTTTGCAGCTACCAAACCTGCTACCCCAAGCGCAGCACACCTACTAAGCTGACAAACCCACCGAAACTATTCCCCCGCACCCCAGCATTCACCCAAAACCCCGCTTAGAATATCCGCTACCCCCGTCAGTTCCTGCTTCACATTATCTAAGCGGGGTTTCTGCTTCTGGTAGGCACCGGCACAGCCAAAATTCTGGGAAACCCCGCTTAGCACCCGCGCTACAACAATTGCCGCACATTTGATAGCTGCAAAACCCCCAAAAATCCCGTTTCTTCCACCTCCCGTAACCGGTTTTGCAGCTTAGCACCCTCCCTGCAATCCTGCTTCAGAAATGCTAAGCGGGGTTTCCGGTTCAAAGTCGTCTTCGGAGAGAACAAATTACTGGGTTTGTCAGCTTGGCGAGCCGGTCAACATCACCTGCGTTATGGTGTGATGGGGCTGCACATTATCTAAGCTGACAAACCACCTGAGGGAGTGCCAGTTTTATTCGCCCACACCGGAAACCCTGCTTAGAATATGCACTACCCTATCGGTTACTGCTGCACATTATCTAAGCGGGGTTTCAGTTTTGGGATCGTTGATGTTGTAGGGAAACGCCGGTTTATCAGCTTAGAAGATATGCTGCCAAGCTTTTTGGCATACGATAAACGCGCCTTCCGAATATGTATTCGAGTGAAATAATCACGCCCAGGATTACACCGCGCCGTGAGGCCTAGGACTCTTCTGCTAGAAATTCTTCCAGCGAAATACGAGTCCCATCGTCTTCGGCGCGGGCCTGACGCAGTGCTTCAACATCCGCACGCATTTCTAACTCGTCTAATAACTCGGCATCTTCAATGGGCACAATGACCGCCACCTTTTAATAACCATAGATTCTTCCTTTGTTTAGGATCTTGCAGAATCCCAAAGAAACACAATAAGTTTTGCTCCCCACAGATAACCATGGGGAGCAAAAGGCCATTCATTCTGTTACACGTCCAGGAAGCGCACGTCCTTGGCCTTGCGGGTGATAAATGACCGGCGAGCAGCCACGTCATCACCCATGAGGATGGAGAACAGTTCGTCGGCAAGCTGAGCGTCATTCATGTCAACCCGCCGCAGGATACGCACCTGGGGGTCCAGGGTGGTTTCCCACAGCTCGGAGGCGTTCATCTCACCCAAGCCCTTGTAGCGCTGGATGCCATCATCTTTGTTGATCTTGCGACCGGCGGCCAGGCCCTCGGCAAGCAGCTCGTCACGCTGGTTGTCGGAGTAGGCGAACCCGGGATCGCCCTTCGCCCATTTCAGCTTGTAGAGCGGTGGCTGAGCCAGGAACACGTGGCCCTCCTCGATCAGCTGGGGCATGAACCGGAACAGCAGTGTGAGCAACAGGGTCGCAATGTGTTGACCATCCACGTCAGCGTCGGCCATGAGCACGATCTTGCCGTAGCGGAGTTTTTGAATGTCGAACTCGTCGTGGATGCCAGTGCCCAGGGCAGTGATGATGGCCTGGACCTCGTTGTTTTTCAGCACC contains:
- a CDS encoding trypsin-like serine peptidase; protein product: MKTINIRATLLCAFLLLAIPMATTTVAGATDLYDGPLTPIGFKIVNGKSTGNPITIKTEDLVKSPGYTHTESSPGTYTTPEAVIETDDREQITDTTKTPYRWLGRVGFTMEDGRKNNCTGFLVSSDTVVTAGHCVSGKVSDITFTPGVNGDTTPFPTAKATQIWYDNKVFLPNPQQDWGVIKLDTPIGDKVGWFGMAIPNDEDLIGRQATVIGYPTTYPGKPEATLWKDRNTITGITPIEITHIIDTTRGQSGGPILSDTNTVYGIHKGGSAYANVGNRMTAELFNLIVNVSKM
- a CDS encoding antitoxin PHD; its protein translation is MPIEDAELLDELEMRADVEALRQARAEDDGTRISLEEFLAEES
- a CDS encoding Imm51 family immunity protein, with the translated sequence MLSMLKRETCVIISAWNQAGLRPHPGSLCLVKTDYGYIPAGVVLTDSYLGMCHLVHFYRTIITNPKDTSYFPLVESNDLLIPPMDIPRQAFDASGFLVVNNLEDAPVARVLDHYYFYANGDKWNVDERAFVPMDKPDATGTQSPIPLKQRLIYEKLPGEDRSIGVHEIPAGAWVSPSRTANLAMLEEALGESLRYYGLLRGAASPQLGISSSPYERAAQAKAIDTASRVHLVSTGGVTALYFEAPGPESVAQIIRNAGFVGNGYFWHSLIKFYADQRGFSDKVIFDPEAGMFSVIGTYEILDHLREVIESWFNNPQKLADIINNAQDSDVDFDD